One window from the genome of Methyloradius palustris encodes:
- the metF gene encoding methylenetetrahydrofolate reductase [NAD(P)H] has product MTQPIISFEFFPPKTVEGIAKLRETRKQLALLNPKFFSVTFGAGGSTRDRTKDTVFEIQGEGYEAAPHISGISSTKAEISALLDTYRSNGIKRLVVLRGDLPSGEASAGDFRYANELVQFIRQTSGDAFQIEVAAYPEFHPDARSAASDLQHFKNKVDAGANAAITQYFYNPDAYFRFMDQCQALGIDIPIVPGVMPIYNFTQLSRFSDVCGADIPRWLRLRLQDYGDDLPSLRAFGVDVVAELCQELLAGGAPGLHFYTLNQAGIISQIASQLDLTKL; this is encoded by the coding sequence ATGACACAGCCTATTATCAGTTTTGAGTTTTTTCCGCCTAAGACGGTGGAAGGTATCGCTAAACTTCGTGAAACTCGTAAGCAGTTGGCTTTGCTGAATCCCAAGTTTTTCTCTGTCACTTTTGGTGCTGGCGGCTCTACGCGTGATCGCACCAAAGATACGGTATTTGAGATTCAGGGAGAAGGCTACGAAGCAGCCCCCCACATCTCAGGTATCTCATCTACTAAAGCTGAAATATCGGCTTTGCTGGATACATATCGTAGTAATGGTATTAAGCGCTTGGTGGTATTGCGGGGTGACTTGCCTTCAGGTGAAGCCAGCGCAGGGGATTTTCGCTATGCCAACGAGCTGGTTCAATTTATTCGCCAGACCAGTGGCGATGCGTTCCAGATTGAAGTGGCTGCTTATCCAGAGTTTCATCCTGATGCACGCTCGGCAGCGAGTGATTTGCAGCATTTTAAAAATAAGGTGGATGCGGGTGCAAACGCTGCGATTACTCAGTATTTTTACAATCCAGATGCTTACTTCAGATTCATGGATCAATGCCAAGCTCTAGGCATTGATATTCCAATAGTGCCAGGCGTCATGCCCATTTATAACTTTACCCAGTTATCGCGTTTTTCAGATGTATGTGGCGCAGATATCCCTCGCTGGTTGCGTTTGAGACTTCAGGATTACGGGGATGATTTACCTTCACTACGTGCATTTGGCGTGGACGTAGTTGCAGAGCTTTGCCAAGAACTATTGGCTGGCGGTGCGCCCGGCTTGCATTTCTACACACTGAATCAAGCCGGTATCATTTCGCAAATTGCCAGCCAGTTAGACCTTACTAAGCTTTAA
- a CDS encoding phage holin family protein yields the protein MKLLIVWLLNALALIAVTYLVPSIHVSGLTGALIAAAVIGVVNMLIKPILILLTLPVTIVTLGLFILVINGLLFYFVGHILQSFEVQTLMAGIIGAILYSIISWALTALILGTKD from the coding sequence ATGAAACTACTGATAGTCTGGCTTTTAAATGCACTGGCCTTAATTGCGGTCACTTATCTTGTTCCCTCAATTCATGTATCAGGGCTCACTGGCGCATTGATTGCTGCCGCTGTGATTGGTGTGGTCAATATGCTGATTAAGCCCATTCTGATTTTGCTGACATTGCCTGTGACGATAGTGACCTTGGGTTTATTCATTCTGGTAATTAATGGCCTGCTGTTTTATTTTGTTGGCCACATACTCCAAAGTTTTGAAGTGCAGACTTTAATGGCTGGCATTATCGGCGCCATCCTTTACAGCATTATTTCGTGGGCACTAACAGCTCTGATTCTTGGTACTAAAGACTAG
- the ahcY gene encoding adenosylhomocysteinase produces the protein MNTVADIKDYVIADINLAAFGRKEIAIAETEMPGLMAIREEYAAIKPLKGARITGSLHMTIQTAVLIETLNDLGAEVRWASCNIFSTQDHAAAAIAAGGTPVFAVKGETLEQYWDYTHRIFEWADGGYTNMILDDGGDATLLLHLGTNAEKDVSLLSNPTSEEEICLFNSIKAKLAVDPTWYSTRLKHIRGVTEETTTGVHRLYQMHKEGRLAFPAINVNDSVTKSKFDNLYGCRESLVDAIKRATDVMIAGKVAVVAGYGDVGKGSAQALRALSAQVWVTEVDPICALQAAMEGYRVVTMDYAAEHADIFVTATGNYHVISHEHMAKMKDQAIVCNIGHFDNEIDVASLEKYEWDEIKPQVDHVIFPDGKKIILLAKGRLVNLGCGTGHPSYVMSSSFANQTIAQIELFSHPEQYPVGVYTLPKHLDEKVAVLQLKKLNAQLSTLTDQQAAYIGVSKNGPFKADSYRY, from the coding sequence ATGAATACTGTGGCTGATATTAAAGATTATGTAATTGCCGATATAAACCTTGCCGCTTTTGGCCGTAAGGAAATTGCCATTGCCGAAACCGAAATGCCAGGCTTAATGGCGATTCGCGAAGAGTACGCAGCCATCAAGCCTTTGAAGGGTGCGCGTATTACTGGCTCTCTTCATATGACGATTCAAACAGCGGTGCTGATTGAAACCCTTAACGATTTGGGAGCTGAAGTCCGCTGGGCTTCATGTAATATTTTCTCTACACAAGACCATGCTGCCGCTGCTATTGCCGCTGGCGGCACACCAGTGTTTGCCGTCAAAGGCGAAACATTGGAGCAGTATTGGGATTACACCCACCGCATTTTTGAATGGGCGGATGGCGGCTACACCAATATGATTCTGGATGATGGTGGCGATGCAACCCTGTTGCTGCATCTGGGTACCAATGCAGAAAAAGATGTTAGCTTGCTGAGTAACCCAACCAGTGAAGAAGAAATTTGCCTGTTCAACAGCATCAAGGCCAAGCTCGCTGTTGATCCAACATGGTACTCAACGCGCTTGAAGCATATTCGTGGTGTGACTGAAGAGACCACGACTGGCGTGCATCGCTTGTATCAAATGCATAAAGAAGGCCGTTTGGCTTTCCCAGCCATTAACGTTAACGACTCAGTCACCAAATCAAAATTCGACAACTTGTATGGTTGCCGTGAATCGTTAGTGGATGCGATCAAGCGTGCTACCGATGTGATGATTGCCGGTAAAGTGGCCGTAGTCGCTGGTTACGGCGATGTAGGCAAGGGTTCTGCCCAAGCGCTTCGCGCTCTTTCTGCTCAAGTTTGGGTAACGGAAGTTGATCCAATCTGTGCATTACAAGCTGCGATGGAAGGCTATCGTGTGGTGACCATGGATTATGCTGCTGAACATGCTGATATTTTTGTGACCGCAACAGGTAATTACCATGTCATTAGCCACGAACACATGGCAAAAATGAAAGATCAGGCAATTGTTTGTAATATTGGTCACTTTGATAACGAGATTGATGTTGCGTCACTGGAAAAATATGAGTGGGACGAAATCAAGCCACAGGTAGATCATGTGATTTTCCCAGATGGCAAAAAGATTATCCTGCTAGCAAAAGGCCGTTTAGTGAATCTTGGCTGTGGTACTGGCCATCCAAGCTATGTGATGAGTTCTTCTTTCGCCAACCAAACGATTGCGCAAATCGAGTTATTCAGTCATCCAGAGCAATATCCAGTAGGCGTTTATACATTGCCTAAGCATCTGGACGAAAAAGTGGCAGTATTACAACTCAAAAAGTTGAATGCGCAACTTTCAACCTTGACTGATCAGCAAGCCGCTTATATTGGCGTATCAAAAAATGGTCCATTTAAGGCTGATAGCTATAGGTATTAA
- the dprA gene encoding DNA-processing protein DprA, whose protein sequence is MATASTAHDDEIALWISLSLINGLGGQTLCKLLSTFGTPSSIYSAPISQLKEVASEAIAKLIAQGPDNQAIQSTLDWLAIEDNHLITLADKTYPKLLLEIADPPPLLYAKGNLDLLNMPSVAIVGSRNASPQGAKNAEDFACALSELGFCIVSGMALGIDGSAHIGALKGSGNTIAVVGTGLDIVYPAKHRDLAHQIAQRGLIISEFGLNTPSRPQNFPRRNRIISGLSLGCLVVEANIQSGSLITARLATEQGREVFAIPGSIHSPVSKGCHSLIKQGAKLVDHVHDIVSELQPFTGLETIDESETPPEITDNPILTHMGFDPINIETLIERSGLTSEQLSAMLLVLELENKVATLPGSRYQRIA, encoded by the coding sequence ATGGCAACTGCCTCAACTGCGCATGACGACGAAATTGCGCTATGGATTAGCTTAAGTTTAATCAATGGATTGGGTGGGCAAACCCTATGCAAATTGCTCAGCACTTTTGGAACACCTAGTTCAATTTACAGTGCGCCAATCAGTCAACTTAAAGAAGTTGCATCAGAAGCGATTGCCAAGCTAATCGCGCAAGGCCCTGATAATCAAGCAATACAGTCAACCTTAGATTGGTTAGCCATTGAGGATAACCATCTCATCACGCTAGCCGATAAGACCTATCCGAAACTACTGCTCGAAATTGCTGACCCACCGCCGCTGCTCTACGCAAAAGGCAATCTTGATTTACTCAACATGCCTTCTGTTGCGATCGTTGGCAGCCGCAATGCCTCTCCGCAAGGCGCCAAAAATGCTGAAGATTTTGCGTGTGCATTAAGTGAATTAGGCTTTTGTATCGTCAGTGGCATGGCATTGGGCATAGATGGCTCTGCGCATATTGGCGCACTAAAAGGTTCGGGTAACACCATCGCCGTTGTCGGCACTGGGCTTGATATCGTGTATCCAGCCAAACATCGTGATCTAGCGCATCAGATTGCACAACGCGGGCTCATTATTTCAGAATTTGGACTTAACACCCCGTCTCGCCCACAAAACTTCCCACGACGTAATCGTATTATCAGTGGTTTAAGTCTGGGATGTTTAGTCGTTGAGGCCAACATCCAGAGTGGGTCATTGATTACCGCTCGCCTTGCCACAGAACAGGGGCGCGAAGTATTTGCCATTCCAGGCTCAATCCATTCTCCAGTATCCAAAGGCTGCCATTCGCTGATTAAGCAAGGCGCGAAACTGGTGGATCATGTGCATGATATTGTGTCTGAACTGCAACCATTCACAGGATTAGAAACCATAGATGAATCAGAAACTCCGCCTGAAATCACTGATAATCCTATCCTGACTCACATGGGGTTCGACCCTATCAATATTGAAACTCTGATTGAACGTAGTGGCTTGACGAGTGAACAGCTTTCAGCCATGCTGTTAGTACTGGAGTTAGAGAATAAAGTGGCTACTCTCCCGGGTAGTCGCTACCAGCGAATTGCCTGA
- the dapF gene encoding diaminopimelate epimerase: MNIKFTKMHGIGNDFVVIDAYSSVVSLSANQIRAIADRHFGIGCDQLLLVEKSTLPNVDFRYRIFNADGSEVEQCGNGARCFVRFVHDKHLTEKNEIRVETMRGIITLTLENNGQVTVNMGPPRFNPDQIPFIADAPAETYSLDVGGEEINISAVSMGNPHAVQIVANTGSAPVALQGPLIEAHPRFPEHVNAGFMQIIDDHHIRLRVFERGSGETLACGSGACAAVVAGIKLGLLNSPVNVSMRGGELNIVWNGNNSDVMMTGPAEPVFDGELDLSRIDTQTVATQTAVI, encoded by the coding sequence ATGAACATTAAATTCACCAAAATGCACGGCATCGGCAACGACTTTGTCGTGATTGATGCTTACTCAAGTGTTGTTAGTCTGAGCGCCAATCAAATTCGAGCGATTGCAGACAGGCACTTTGGTATTGGTTGTGATCAGCTTCTACTCGTAGAAAAATCAACGCTACCCAATGTAGATTTTCGCTACCGTATCTTTAATGCAGACGGTAGCGAAGTGGAGCAATGTGGCAATGGTGCTCGTTGTTTTGTGCGGTTTGTACATGATAAACATCTCACCGAGAAAAATGAGATCCGCGTCGAAACCATGCGCGGCATCATCACGCTTACGCTCGAAAATAATGGCCAAGTGACTGTCAATATGGGGCCACCGCGCTTTAACCCTGATCAAATTCCATTTATTGCTGATGCGCCTGCTGAAACTTATAGCCTGGATGTAGGAGGTGAGGAGATCAATATTTCGGCAGTCTCTATGGGCAACCCACATGCAGTGCAGATTGTAGCCAACACGGGATCAGCTCCAGTGGCTCTACAAGGTCCATTAATCGAGGCTCATCCACGTTTCCCAGAACATGTGAATGCTGGGTTTATGCAAATAATAGATGACCACCATATTCGCTTGCGTGTGTTTGAGCGTGGCAGTGGAGAAACCTTAGCCTGTGGAAGCGGCGCCTGCGCGGCAGTGGTTGCGGGCATTAAGCTTGGCTTACTGAATTCACCCGTCAATGTGTCCATGCGTGGCGGTGAATTGAATATTGTATGGAACGGCAATAACAGTGATGTAATGATGACAGGCCCTGCGGAACCAGTGTTCGACGGTGAATTAGATCTAAGCCGCATCGATACACAAACTGTTGCCACACAAACCGCTGTCATATAA
- a CDS encoding lysophospholipid acyltransferase family protein, translated as MLKIFLRLFSYPPLVVVHGLGCLLGYLFYFGNKKFAARVKDNLSTAHIPEAEKSLNAFIRHNARESGKAILETFAIWFKPLAKAQGLVKASHGWDHVEAALARGKGIIFLTPHLGCFEITALHYAQFHPVTVLYRPSRQAWFEPIVSEGRNRGMMRQTPTNLTGVRTLLKCLKKGEAIGILPDQVPKFGEGVWANFFDRPAYTMTLIGKLLEATGATVMLAYGERLSWGRGYVIHFEPLETTGSPEEINKGIESLIRRCPTQYLWSYNRFKKL; from the coding sequence ATGCTTAAGATTTTTTTGCGCCTGTTTTCCTATCCGCCTTTAGTGGTTGTTCATGGCTTGGGGTGCTTGTTGGGCTATTTGTTCTATTTCGGTAATAAAAAATTTGCCGCGCGCGTTAAAGACAATCTTTCAACTGCGCATATTCCCGAGGCCGAAAAATCACTGAATGCCTTTATACGCCACAACGCCAGAGAGTCTGGGAAAGCCATATTAGAAACATTTGCTATCTGGTTTAAACCCTTGGCTAAAGCACAAGGCCTGGTGAAAGCCAGCCATGGCTGGGATCATGTTGAAGCTGCGCTAGCTCGAGGCAAAGGCATTATTTTTCTTACGCCACATTTAGGCTGTTTTGAGATTACGGCACTCCACTACGCGCAATTCCATCCAGTCACTGTGCTCTACAGACCTTCACGCCAAGCATGGTTTGAGCCGATTGTTTCAGAAGGCAGAAATCGCGGCATGATGCGGCAAACTCCTACTAACCTGACTGGTGTGCGCACACTTTTAAAGTGCCTGAAAAAAGGTGAGGCCATTGGCATATTGCCAGACCAGGTACCTAAATTTGGTGAAGGGGTCTGGGCCAATTTCTTTGATCGCCCCGCCTACACCATGACCTTAATCGGGAAACTACTAGAAGCAACAGGAGCGACCGTCATGCTAGCTTATGGCGAACGACTTTCTTGGGGCCGAGGCTATGTAATTCATTTCGAGCCGCTTGAAACCACGGGCTCGCCAGAAGAAATAAACAAGGGTATAGAAAGCCTGATACGCCGTTGCCCAACGCAATATTTATGGAGTTACAACCGCTTTAAAAAACTTTAG
- the xerC gene encoding tyrosine recombinase XerC, giving the protein MAELLDSYLDYLAHERGLSILTRENYARDIKTLLKLADSVALVKLQPQHIRRFVATLHGQGLNGKSIARTLSAWRGFFDYLNLKSDMPSNPCIGMRAPKSAKMLPQALSTDQAVKLVSIDDSEGTLAVRDHAILELFYSSGLRLAELVGLNLEDVDLKSGIATVTGKGNKTRMVPVGSHAITALERWLLIRQQFQGKDPQALFVSKLGKRISGRAVQYRLKEWAIKQGINSDVHPHMLRHSFATHVLQSTGDLRAVQEMLGHANISTTQVYTHLDFQHLAKVYDAAHPRAKKK; this is encoded by the coding sequence TTGGCCGAGCTACTTGATAGCTATCTTGATTATCTCGCGCATGAGCGCGGATTGAGTATATTGACCCGCGAGAACTACGCACGCGACATCAAAACATTGTTAAAGCTGGCTGATTCGGTAGCGCTGGTAAAATTGCAGCCTCAGCATATCCGCCGTTTTGTTGCCACACTCCATGGGCAAGGCCTCAACGGCAAAAGTATTGCCCGCACTTTATCTGCCTGGCGTGGGTTTTTTGACTATCTCAACCTGAAATCAGACATGCCGTCCAATCCGTGTATCGGCATGCGCGCACCGAAATCTGCCAAAATGCTTCCACAAGCCCTGTCAACAGATCAGGCTGTCAAACTGGTCAGCATTGATGATAGTGAAGGAACATTGGCGGTACGCGACCATGCGATTCTTGAATTATTTTATTCGTCAGGCTTACGGCTGGCCGAACTGGTTGGATTGAATCTTGAGGATGTTGACCTGAAATCAGGCATCGCCACCGTCACCGGTAAAGGCAATAAAACCCGCATGGTACCAGTGGGCAGCCATGCGATTACAGCACTAGAACGCTGGTTGCTGATACGTCAACAGTTTCAAGGCAAAGACCCGCAGGCGCTTTTTGTTAGCAAGCTGGGTAAACGCATCAGTGGGCGGGCAGTGCAATACCGCCTCAAAGAATGGGCCATTAAACAAGGGATTAACAGTGATGTGCATCCACATATGTTGCGACATAGTTTTGCCACGCACGTACTTCAATCTACCGGCGATTTGCGTGCAGTGCAAGAAATGCTAGGCCATGCCAATATCAGCACGACTCAGGTTTATACGCATCTTGATTTTCAGCATCTGGCTAAAGTTTATGATGCAGCGCATCCACGCGCCAAGAAAAAATAA
- the metK gene encoding methionine adenosyltransferase: MNEYLFTSESVSEGHPDKVADQVSDSILDAILEQDPTARVAAETLTNTGLVVLAGEITTTANVDYIKVARETIKRIGYDNTDYGIDYRGCAVLVAYDKQSPDIAQGVDNADDDPLDQGAGDQGLMFGYACDETPQLMPLPIWLAHRLMERQSQLRKDGRLPWLRPDAKSQVTIKYVDGKPSAIDTVLISTQHAPEMSLENIREAVIEEIIKPILPKELIKGEIKFLVNPTGRFVIGGPQGDCGLTGRKIIVDTYGGAAPHGGGAFSGKDPSKVDRSAAYAGRYVAKNIVAAGLASRCLVQVSYAIGVARPTSVMVETYGTGKVSNEILTQLVLEHFDLRPKGIVKMLDLLRPIYTKTAAYGHFGRDEPEFTWEAVDKAALLKAAL; encoded by the coding sequence ATGAATGAATATCTATTTACTTCTGAATCCGTCTCAGAAGGACACCCAGACAAAGTTGCCGATCAAGTTTCAGACAGTATTCTTGATGCTATTTTGGAGCAAGACCCTACAGCCAGAGTTGCAGCAGAAACCCTCACCAATACTGGTTTGGTAGTGCTAGCAGGTGAAATTACTACGACGGCCAATGTTGATTACATCAAAGTTGCGCGCGAAACCATCAAGCGTATTGGCTATGATAATACCGACTACGGTATCGATTACCGTGGTTGCGCAGTGCTGGTGGCATACGACAAGCAATCACCAGACATTGCGCAGGGTGTTGATAACGCAGACGATGATCCGCTAGACCAAGGCGCTGGTGACCAAGGCTTGATGTTTGGCTACGCTTGCGATGAAACGCCACAGTTGATGCCTTTGCCTATCTGGTTGGCACACCGCCTGATGGAGCGCCAATCTCAATTACGTAAAGATGGCCGTTTACCTTGGCTACGCCCAGATGCGAAAAGTCAGGTCACAATTAAATACGTGGATGGCAAGCCATCCGCGATTGATACCGTACTGATTTCCACTCAGCACGCGCCAGAAATGTCGCTGGAAAACATACGTGAAGCGGTAATTGAAGAGATCATCAAGCCGATATTGCCTAAAGAACTAATCAAGGGTGAAATCAAATTCTTGGTAAATCCTACTGGCCGTTTCGTGATTGGTGGCCCACAAGGCGATTGCGGCCTGACAGGCCGCAAGATTATCGTGGATACCTATGGCGGCGCTGCCCCTCATGGTGGTGGTGCGTTCTCGGGCAAAGACCCTTCAAAAGTTGATCGCTCAGCCGCTTACGCTGGTCGCTATGTGGCCAAGAACATTGTAGCTGCTGGTTTGGCCTCTCGTTGCCTGGTACAGGTTTCGTATGCGATTGGCGTGGCACGTCCAACCAGTGTGATGGTTGAGACTTATGGCACGGGTAAAGTTTCTAACGAAATTTTGACACAATTGGTGCTTGAGCATTTTGATTTGCGCCCTAAAGGCATCGTTAAAATGCTCGATTTATTACGTCCGATCTACACTAAAACCGCGGCCTACGGCCACTTTGGGCGCGATGAGCCTGAATTTACTTGGGAAGCTGTAGATAAAGCTGCATTGTTAAAAGCAGCTTTATGA
- a CDS encoding HD-GYP domain-containing protein: protein MLKQIPLDKIRLGMFIQELQGTWMNHPFWRKSFKLDNIDDLKKIVASSLSGVVIDTDKGLDVLEQAEPKPVSETAIKAEIAPDAPLSVPTTKITRVTAAEERERAAKIIKSSKSAVSSMFKEIRMGRAINTEGAMSLVEEIANSVSRNEGALISLVRLKDQDDYTYMHSVAVCALMVALAKELNLSEAETRQAGLAGLVHDIGKVAVSLDILNKPGKLTDEEFDKVKLHPVRGHEYLLKSVGIDEVALDVCLHHHEKVDGSGYPHKLAGDKISLFAKMGAVCDVYDAITSNRPYKEGWEPGVSLQRMAQWSKTHFDDVVFKAFVKSVGIYPIGSMVLMKSGRLGVVADQSPKSLLTPIVKVFFSTRSKMRIPVEILDLSKPSAHDEIIKHDDPAAWGIKDINDVWTQ from the coding sequence ATGTTAAAGCAAATCCCACTCGATAAAATCAGGCTAGGAATGTTCATTCAGGAATTGCAAGGAACCTGGATGAACCATCCGTTCTGGCGCAAATCCTTCAAGCTGGACAATATTGACGACTTAAAGAAGATCGTGGCCAGTAGTCTCTCTGGCGTGGTGATTGATACCGATAAGGGTTTAGACGTACTTGAGCAAGCTGAGCCAAAACCAGTAAGTGAGACTGCTATCAAGGCAGAGATTGCCCCTGATGCGCCGCTAAGCGTACCCACTACCAAAATAACAAGAGTAACCGCCGCAGAAGAGCGTGAGCGAGCTGCAAAAATTATCAAATCCTCAAAGTCCGCAGTCTCATCTATGTTTAAAGAGATTCGTATGGGGCGGGCAATTAATACAGAAGGCGCGATGTCTCTGGTTGAAGAGATTGCAAATTCAGTATCACGCAACGAAGGGGCGCTCATCAGCTTAGTACGCCTAAAAGATCAAGACGATTACACTTATATGCATTCAGTCGCAGTCTGTGCATTGATGGTAGCGCTGGCAAAGGAGCTTAATTTATCCGAAGCTGAAACTAGGCAGGCTGGCCTTGCAGGCTTGGTGCACGACATAGGTAAAGTGGCTGTTTCTTTAGATATATTAAACAAGCCTGGCAAGCTGACAGACGAAGAATTTGATAAAGTCAAATTGCACCCAGTGCGTGGACATGAGTATTTATTGAAAAGTGTGGGTATTGATGAAGTCGCACTGGACGTATGTTTGCATCACCATGAAAAAGTAGATGGTTCAGGTTATCCTCATAAACTTGCAGGTGACAAAATTAGCCTTTTTGCAAAAATGGGTGCTGTTTGTGATGTCTATGATGCGATTACTTCAAACCGTCCCTACAAAGAAGGCTGGGAGCCAGGGGTTTCTTTGCAGCGCATGGCGCAATGGAGCAAAACGCATTTTGATGATGTCGTGTTCAAAGCTTTTGTGAAAAGCGTCGGCATTTACCCAATTGGCTCTATGGTGTTGATGAAATCAGGCCGTTTAGGGGTGGTAGCAGATCAGAGCCCTAAATCGTTACTCACTCCAATTGTTAAAGTCTTTTTCTCGACCAGATCCAAAATGCGTATTCCCGTAGAAATTTTGGATTTATCGAAACCTTCTGCTCATGATGAAATCATAAAACATGATGACCCTGCGGCTTGGGGCATTAAAGATATAAACGATGTTTGGACACAATAG
- a CDS encoding superoxide dismutase, whose protein sequence is MEHTLPALPYAKDALAPVISVETIDYHYGKHHQTYVTNLNNLIKGTEFENSTLEEIVLKASGGIFNNAAQVWNHTFYWNGFKPNGGGAPTGELAAAIDKAFGSFDEFKKQFTQKAITTFGSGWAWLVKNKDGSLSLESTSNAATPLTSGQTPLLTIDVWEHAYYVDYRNARAKYAEEFWSIVNWDFVAANFKA, encoded by the coding sequence ATGGAACATACCCTACCAGCTTTACCTTATGCAAAAGATGCTTTGGCTCCTGTAATCTCAGTTGAAACCATTGATTACCACTACGGCAAACATCATCAGACTTATGTGACCAACCTGAACAACCTGATCAAAGGCACTGAGTTTGAAAACTCAACATTGGAAGAAATCGTACTGAAAGCTTCTGGTGGCATTTTCAACAATGCAGCCCAAGTGTGGAACCATACGTTTTACTGGAATGGCTTCAAACCTAATGGCGGCGGCGCACCTACTGGTGAACTAGCTGCAGCGATTGACAAAGCATTTGGTTCATTTGATGAGTTCAAGAAACAATTCACACAAAAAGCCATCACCACATTCGGCTCTGGCTGGGCTTGGTTGGTAAAAAACAAGGACGGTTCATTGAGCCTTGAAAGCACCAGCAACGCAGCTACGCCTTTGACTAGCGGTCAAACACCATTGCTAACCATCGACGTATGGGAACACGCTTACTACGTGGATTATCGCAATGCACGTGCTAAATATGCAGAAGAATTCTGGAGTATTGTGAACTGGGATTTTGTTGCTGCAAACTTTAAGGCTTAG
- a CDS encoding DUF494 domain-containing protein, translated as MFEVLVYLFENYFEANIRPDQQTLEKELSAAGFEQEDIHGAFDWFTSLESMTNDSGIASTDSSTSFRIFAEAETKKISQESLSFIMFLEQANVLNAIQRELVIDRAMALAQPEVRLEETRWIVLMALWNQGKAKDYLFVEDAVFSDTKPILH; from the coding sequence ATGTTCGAAGTTTTGGTGTATCTGTTTGAAAATTACTTTGAAGCGAATATCCGTCCCGACCAACAAACTCTTGAAAAAGAACTTTCCGCAGCAGGCTTTGAGCAAGAAGACATTCATGGTGCATTTGACTGGTTTACTTCACTTGAGTCCATGACGAATGACTCTGGTATTGCCTCAACCGACTCAAGCACCAGCTTTAGAATTTTTGCAGAAGCAGAAACCAAAAAAATCAGCCAAGAAAGCCTGAGCTTCATCATGTTTCTTGAGCAAGCCAATGTGCTTAATGCGATTCAGCGTGAATTAGTGATAGATCGCGCCATGGCATTAGCGCAACCAGAAGTAAGGCTTGAAGAAACGCGCTGGATTGTGTTGATGGCTTTATGGAACCAAGGCAAAGCTAAAGACTATTTATTTGTAGAAGACGCGGTATTTAGCGATACCAAGCCGATTCTGCATTAA
- a CDS encoding DUF484 family protein has translation MEPNNQLSEDDITAFLRANPKFFERHPELLINMYLPSTHGGGTVSLAERQQLAQRDKIRVLEAKMAEFLRYGEENDAISDKVHRLSLGLLAAQNFEIFTQLLIHALHDDFQVPHAGLRLWAVPQDSAHSDDVIFSGVDHELKAWTESLVAPYCGSRPGLELDSWFGEDAAPKSFALIALRGEKVFGLLAMASEDEKRFYPEMGMLYLNRIGELVSAGLLSYIESDA, from the coding sequence ATGGAACCAAATAACCAATTATCTGAAGACGACATTACCGCTTTTTTGCGCGCAAATCCCAAGTTTTTTGAGCGCCATCCTGAATTGCTCATCAACATGTATCTACCAAGCACGCATGGCGGCGGCACTGTTTCATTAGCGGAACGCCAACAGCTTGCACAGCGCGACAAAATCCGCGTACTTGAAGCAAAAATGGCTGAATTTCTGCGATATGGTGAGGAAAATGATGCTATTAGCGATAAAGTACATCGCTTAAGTTTAGGCCTGCTAGCTGCACAAAACTTTGAGATATTCACGCAACTGCTAATTCACGCTTTACATGATGATTTTCAGGTACCTCACGCCGGCCTTCGCCTGTGGGCAGTGCCACAAGATAGTGCGCACAGTGACGATGTCATTTTCTCTGGTGTAGATCATGAGCTCAAAGCATGGACAGAAAGCTTGGTAGCTCCTTACTGCGGAAGTCGTCCCGGGCTTGAGCTTGACAGCTGGTTTGGCGAAGATGCCGCGCCAAAATCGTTTGCACTCATCGCGCTACGCGGCGAAAAAGTATTTGGTTTGCTCGCCATGGCGTCAGAAGATGAAAAACGGTTTTACCCTGAAATGGGCATGTTGTATTTGAATCGTATCGGCGAATTAGTGAGCGCTGGCCTGCTCTCATATATTGAGTCAGATGCATAA